The following is a genomic window from Daphnia magna isolate NIES linkage group LG4, ASM2063170v1.1, whole genome shotgun sequence.
TTACTTGTAGCTGAAGGTTTCGCACCGAACTTGACCACCTATAATAGCATATTTAAAATCGCGGGGATCGTCAGGGAGGACGCAGAACATCAAATTAGATTAATTGACGTGAGGAATTCTTTGAGTTTACCTGATTACAGCTAATTAAAACTTTCCTTTTCTGCAGGAAACACTCAGAAACATGGTTCACGCTGGAATAAAGCCAAATGTTCGCACATTGAATTCTATTTTGGAATCGATTTCTCGCATACCTATATACCGAGTAGCTCGGGAAAAGTCCTTGCAAGTGCTGTCAGATTTTAAATCAATCGGAGTAAAACCCTCTTTAGGATCTTACTACTTTCTGCTCAAGATCTTCTGTCGAGAAagtaaaacataaataattaaatttgcGACGCTTTCTCATTTTGTGTATTTGAAATAGAGGGGCCAATTAACAACATTCTCGTCGGCATCGTTAACAGACTAGAATATGAAATGCCACCACTTCAGGTGAGCAATCGAACCTAATAGAGTAATCAGCAGcattcaaaattttgttttgtatctGCCAGGATCTACATGATGTCGCGTTTTTCGCCGAAGCTATGAGGGTGTGCAATTATCATCTAGAAGATGTGCAATTGGCGAAAAGACTCCACGACCTCCTTTGCTTACCTCAGAACCAAGCTCTCATCGGAGATTCGTACAAAGAATCGATTTACTAGTatgaattttaatttaaaacaaaatatataggTCCCTTTTTATGCAATGATTTCCACACTTTTGTTCCATCTAGTCGCTGCTTCTTGCTACTTCTTACCCGAGCTGAAGGTCCAGAGGCTTTAATGGAGATGTACCGGCATCTCGTACCCAACATCTATACCCCAGAACAAAGCGTATTCGAGGTGTGACATCAATCTTCTTCCTGCACCATGTGTAacatttttgttgaaattggcctttttttaaatctctgCCGTAGGCTGTTGTCAAGTCAGTAGCCGAATGTTCGGCTGTACATTATGTACCCGAACTCTGGagcgatgctgtttacatggaCATGGGTGAAAGAGAATCAATCCTAGAGGTTCTGCTAGAGGCTCTTGCAAGCGGTTCAGGACCTGACTCCAATACCGTTTCAGACAAGGACGATGTTGATCCGGTATTAGCCACCGCTAGAGCGATCACAGCTCATGTGGATAATTTCCTTCAAGTTGCTGAAGAAAAGAACAGACCTACTCCTTTGCGGTATGCTTAACGATACTGTATATGATACTGTATAATTAACACGCAAACTTTTCATGCGGCTCGTAAAGGTGGACTGGCTCGATGCTTGGTAATCTGGCAAAACTATTTCTACAGTATGGCGACGTAGCTTCGGCTAATGCAATTATAATTAAAGTCCATACGTTAAAGAATCAGTTGTCCTCTTTTTTCCCTGTGGCAACTTTAAACAAGTTTTATGAATCGTGCATTGAACGTCAGGATTCTGCAATGGCTTTGGTACGTTTTTACACAATAAGCACTTTCTCGATGTCATTAAtctctttctttaaaaaatagatgGCGATTGACTATGCTGTCGAAATGGGATACGACGAGTCTTCGAGTATGGCGAAACAAGCCCGTGAGCAATTAAAGCTCGATGAACGGCAGCAAGAGAAGCTTAACAGCATTCTTGGTAGCACTTCCACGACATCGGAGGAATCTTAGCGGGTTTAGTTCTCTCAGATCTATCAATACAAATGAACTCGTAGCGTGTTAAACCCgtactttctttttctccgtcTACAGGAATAAATGGTTCGAGTTGCTTGAGAAATGGTGGAAGAAATCACGCACTTAAGGTCAGCCAGGGAATTTGTGTAACGACTTTCCTTCGTAATTCACGGTACTCTTAGATCCCACAATATCGTTCCTTGATTGGAAAGACACTTCCTTCTCGAAGCATATTCCTATTTGTTTTTATCCAACACAGCAGATAAATCATTTGCATTGTGCAAGGAAGTCTCATTCGATTCAAAGAGCTAGATTGGGGAGACATAAGCGCTTTCACTGGTATTAGTGGTCGTCTTTAGTTGTTACGAAGCGCTATTTCTAAGTGGAAGTTCTTTTTATCGACCTGCATTCGAACACGAAGACCAGACTGGAGTTTCGGCACGTTCTGGAAACTTGCGTCATCAATGCAAATCACTTTTATGACATTTTTCATGGTTATGACCTATTCATGAATAGCTCTCAAGGATCGTGCACAAGGGTTGTTAGGAACCGTTGTGACAATGACGAAACTTTCCCAAACGTATTGAAATTCTTCAGGTGGTTACTGGGTGTATATGCCGATGAAACCTTTAAGAACAGAACAATCTTATTATAACCGTCAAATCTGTGGCCTTGTAGTGGTTCGTTCCAATAGCCAAATTTAATTAGAATTACTTGTCTGAATGTGCTACAATTAGTAGTAAGATGATGGTCATTCAGTTCAGTCTGTTAGCTAGAAATCAGAATACTTCTGTTTGGTGAAGTCAAGAGCGTAAAAAGATGAGAAAGGAGAATTTTGAAATGGTTTCAACATTGACGTCGGATATGTATTAAGTAAGACTCGCTCTCGCATTGAATGATTTCAATATATTCGTATGTTGAAAGTCGGCAGATATTAAGCAATTCAAGGAATATTTAGGAGCAAGTTTttcaatatgtaaaaatttgttgaaatcAGTTTACAGGTAAAGAGAAAATGCATAATAATTTAGGATACGGCCAacattccctttttttttttttttttcgttattcctttttttggaGCGGCCTTTCGCGCTGCGTCGTTACTTGCCCAGCCCAAAATTGTAAACCGGGAGTCGTTTACCGAGGTTAGGGATCTCGTTAGCTGCTTGTTGATTAAAAGTGCGTGACTTGCCAAGTCCTGAAGTTGCCATTTGGTTGCTCCTCACCAAAGTTGGCAATAAAGGCCCACCATAGAAAGCCGTTTGCAAATGACTTGGGAAAAAAGCCTGTCCATTTGTTATTCCAGAGGATCGTTTATTGGCCTCCATATACTCGTGAGaatcatcttctttttcttcaacttCAACATCTTCTTCAGTATCGTCGAATTGCGAATATCCTTCATCGTTCAACCACTGGCTCAGATCTTCATCTTTCAGGTTTCGTTTGCCCAAACCAAAGCCGAATCGATTAGCATTCCTTTTCCAGGCATCGTTGTCCCTAATCAAAGTAAACAAATGTCATACTTGTTAGTATCATTTGACAGTGAGGTATCAAAGCTGAAACAAGATACCGGTCGGCACGTTTTCCCAATCCGAAATTGTACATGGGATTACGTTTGCCCAGTCCGAATGAATACGGATTCTGGGGATAATTCTTGACGTTACCGCCTTCTCGTTTACCAAGTCCAAACGAATATGGATTGATCGAGTTGCTCCTGCTTGTTCGTTTACCCAAACCGAAAGAATAGATGCTCAGATTGGGATCTCCTGCGCCACCGAAGGATTTGAAATAGCGGGAACGTGTTGCCTTTCCATCAAGTGACAAAGCCGATGGCTTGCCTTGTCCGTCCTCGGTGCTGACCATACTTTCAGCGACGATAGTGGCAGCTTTATCCAGTGAGTCATCGCCTACCGTTTCCATTACTGTAGAATCGTTATTAATGTCCGTGCATTGTGACGACTGAAAGAATGCCAGTAGCAGAAACAGGGCGGTTGATAAGGAGTAACATTTCGTATTTTGGTCGCATTCAATGGAATCTGTATGGAAAACAAAACGTACGTACTCCAATAATTTGTGAGATTTGTTCATCTTACTCGAGCTTAGACGGGTGGCAGAGACTGATAATGTACTTTAATTTAGGGAATCCTTATAGCTTtaaactcaaactcaaaaaaaTTGTCGCCCACCAGAGAAAAACTCCTGTCATGCGTCCTTATTCATCAAAGACAAACGAGTTTGTTTCAACCACTAATGAGAAGCATAGACATCATCAATATCTTCTTGACGGACACATGGATAGCGTCAAAAAAAGATTACTTTTTGCTTGTTATAAATGAGCGATATTGTTAACATCGTGATTGCGTTTTTCTTAAGAACTCTGAAAGGTCGCAATCAAAAACTCGCTTATCTGAAGTGTGACGTCAATTTATCTTATGTAAACGATCATGTACGCAACCAAGTCAAAAGGTGTCAATCTTACCGAGAAACTTGATGACACGACCAGACAGGAGATTCGAATCACTTTTTAGCGGATGACGGATGATGCCGAATTCTTTAACTTGTCACGCGTTATGTTCTAGAGGTCTGTTGTATGGTTGCTCCGGCCAGCGACTCGGTTGTTGAATGCCCACATCCAGCTTTTATACCGGGAGTCTTGTTAAACGAAGCTACGCCTCCGTCCAAAAGATTTCCCTTCGAGTTTCAACCTGCGCATCAAGCGCCTCACAGATGGCTTCAACACTTAATTGCCGGTGACCGGGCAATCAAACCGCCGCATCACGCATACCGAGTAGGCATAAATATTCAAAGTGTAAAATTGTACTTTCTTACTCTTCTGCGACGCGTTTAGTTCTGTCCAACGCGATCCACTGAGTCAGTTACACCCACGCTCACAATCCTAAAGATGTACAGCACAAACATGGCATTGAATCAgcaaaaaattttacatttcgattttttttttcttctaccgTAAAtgaattcgtttttttttctcgatcgATATCCGTCAAAATCCTGAATGATCCTGGTAGAGTATACGTTCCCAGTATCACTTCTTGCCCCTCCTGTGACTTTGAAGTTCTTGATTGTCAATAGAAAACCTGCCGAAAGTAATATTGTTAAGGATTACTGTATAAAAGGCTCGGATTGTTTGGCCGGAAACTTTACACTATTTGAACATGTTTTTTCATATACTCCGTGAATGGGGACGGATTACGATTAAACATATAATAGATATTCGACGTGCTGTAGAAAACGTGCCGATTGAGTCAACAAGGGGTGATGACGTGGGACAGCCAGATTCTTCTTATTTACAATCTACAAAAGGATACGCAGCATATACTGCGTAATGGAGAAGTTTTTGTCAAGAAAAGGATGCTGATGACTGTCACCTCCTGTCACGATAACCTAATGAATAATAAATAGAACGTGACATACAACCATTTTCTGCAAATTAAGATTCGTCGAAATGCATTACAGTAGAAGGCGCGAAGCAAGAGAAAAATGGAAAGGAGTTTCAATTCAGTTTGGTCGAGAGACGCATAATACGATCAAGATGACTTTGACTGATTAACAGTTACGATGAAGGTTGACGTTTATTAGTGAACGAGATAGTTGAGAGTGACACGCGTCTCTTTTTTACCAGCAATCACCTATTTGTGTCACCCGTAAACTGGACCGCCAACCGTTCTGTTTGAACGGTATTTTGATCCTTCATCCCGTAGTTGGCTATAAATCGCCGGATAAGGTTTTCAGACCCGTATTTCATCAAAACTACAATTCATGGGAAGCAGTTTTTACTTGACATTTCAGCATAGGCTACAGTGTGATGGTTTTTTGCGACGTATCAggctttgttttttccccattGCCAGCAAAAAGACCCCTTTTCTCCATATAGCTTGTATGATGGAAATCATGGGACTGTTTACGGTTTTTCATTCCACAAGAGAGAAAAATCAGCCGGTTGGAAAAGCAAATCTAAATGTCACACTCGTATAGACTACATAAGTCTATGCGATTTAAGCACATCTCGTTTTCTccaagttgttgtttttgtcgGGGAAACCTTAACACATAATTGTCAAACGCAGTATTAAACACGAAAAGGCATAAGTGAAATCTGATCAAGTTCTGGGAACGTTAGATAGTTTGTTTTTGATGACTGTAACATTTGA
Proteins encoded in this region:
- the LOC116921914 gene encoding protein PTCD3 homolog, mitochondrial isoform X1 is translated as MMSCPNLNALVWQHLFRNARRLPFVWKSGRSIVPNGNSFSTETKEIVIPNYIPRGPTDILEALASTVKRDPTAPHFKFHDDPYLIPASNHAKRTYALAQEAGRKAANWIKHEHAELFQHRNAEPFIQAFAPAEKLTETTPITEDLLKKYIHTAQVANAIHVYGKLDSAAISPETRQSFLEFVAFYNEDDQLNQDFVEERWFKSGMKGKDQIRQTWKNNGLAEAVFNSMERKTPEAYCALICGMAKHGKAVGAWEYYNQMLAEGFAPNLTTYNSIFKIAGIVREDAEHQIRLIDETLRNMVHAGIKPNVRTLNSILESISRIPIYRVAREKSLQVLSDFKSIGVKPSLGSYYFLLKIFCREKGPINNILVGIVNRLEYEMPPLQDLHDVAFFAEAMRVCNYHLEDVQLAKRLHDLLCLPQNQALIGDSYKESIYYRCFLLLLTRAEGPEALMEMYRHLVPNIYTPEQSVFEAVVKSVAECSAVHYVPELWSDAVYMDMGERESILEVLLEALASGSGPDSNTVSDKDDVDPVLATARAITAHVDNFLQVAEEKNRPTPLRWTGSMLGNLAKLFLQYGDVASANAIIIKVHTLKNQLSSFFPVATLNKFYESCIERQDSAMALMAIDYAVEMGYDESSSMAKQAREQLKLDERQQEKLNSILGSTSTTSEES
- the LOC116921914 gene encoding protein PTCD3 homolog, mitochondrial isoform X2; the protein is MMSCPNLNALVWQHLFRNARLPFVWKSGRSIVPNGNSFSTETKEIVIPNYIPRGPTDILEALASTVKRDPTAPHFKFHDDPYLIPASNHAKRTYALAQEAGRKAANWIKHEHAELFQHRNAEPFIQAFAPAEKLTETTPITEDLLKKYIHTAQVANAIHVYGKLDSAAISPETRQSFLEFVAFYNEDDQLNQDFVEERWFKSGMKGKDQIRQTWKNNGLAEAVFNSMERKTPEAYCALICGMAKHGKAVGAWEYYNQMLAEGFAPNLTTYNSIFKIAGIVREDAEHQIRLIDETLRNMVHAGIKPNVRTLNSILESISRIPIYRVAREKSLQVLSDFKSIGVKPSLGSYYFLLKIFCREKGPINNILVGIVNRLEYEMPPLQDLHDVAFFAEAMRVCNYHLEDVQLAKRLHDLLCLPQNQALIGDSYKESIYYRCFLLLLTRAEGPEALMEMYRHLVPNIYTPEQSVFEAVVKSVAECSAVHYVPELWSDAVYMDMGERESILEVLLEALASGSGPDSNTVSDKDDVDPVLATARAITAHVDNFLQVAEEKNRPTPLRWTGSMLGNLAKLFLQYGDVASANAIIIKVHTLKNQLSSFFPVATLNKFYESCIERQDSAMALMAIDYAVEMGYDESSSMAKQAREQLKLDERQQEKLNSILGSTSTTSEES
- the LOC116921918 gene encoding allatostatins yields the protein METVGDDSLDKAATIVAESMVSTEDGQGKPSALSLDGKATRSRYFKSFGGAGDPNLSIYSFGLGKRTSRSNSINPYSFGLGKREGGNVKNYPQNPYSFGLGKRNPMYNFGLGKRADRDNDAWKRNANRFGFGLGKRNLKDEDLSQWLNDEGYSQFDDTEEDVEVEEKEDDSHEYMEANKRSSGITNGQAFFPSHLQTAFYGGPLLPTLVRSNQMATSGLGKSRTFNQQAANEIPNLGKRLPVYNFGLGK